CTTTAATTATCAAAACCTCTTAAACATAGTCTATAATAGAATACAGGGatggaaaaaaaaattcctttctCAGCAGGCAGAACTACGCTTATAAATTATGTTACTACTGCTATGCCTATGTTTCAGATGATGTTCTTTTCTCTTCCTAAATAAACGCTAGATAGAGTTGATGCCTTACAAAGGGATTTTTGATgggaaaaaactaaaaacaacaaaggtatatatatatatcaaagccTGGGATGCTATATGCACCAGTAAGGATAGTGGAGGTTTAGGAATTAGAAACCCACATAAATTTAATCTAGCTCTACTAACTAGATTAGCCTGGAGACTAATTAAATTTCCTTATAAGCTTTGGTCTGTGATTCTTAAATGTAAGTATTTTAATAACACAGACTCATTAAGTTATAAGAAGAAGAGAGTTAAATCTTGGGTTTGGACTAGTATTTGTAAAGGTCTAGACATTATAAAAGAAAACCATAGTTGGGACATTGGCaatggagaaaaaaataaaaacttggaCTGAGAAATGGATTCCAGAAAATGTTATTCCAGTTCCTAGAGAAGATTTCCTTCCTGATTTAAACCAAAAGGTCTCTGATCTTATAAATAGTAATTGTACTTGGAAATTGAATATGTTAACTGATATGTTTGATGATAATAACGTTCAGTTGATTAAATTGATAGAACCCAATAATGTTGGTGACAATGACAACATTAAATGGATAGGTACTCGTGATGGAGAAGTCTCTGTCAAATCTGCTTATAATTACCTGTGTAACAGGAATCATTTAAATGTTAAAGTAGATTGGATAGGTATTTGGAAGCTTAAGGTTATTCCTAGAGTCCAAATGTCCTTATGGAAAGCTTGCAGTGACTGTGtacctgttaaagatgagttaggAAGACATATACCAATAGATACTCAGTGTATTCTCTGTAACAAACTAGTGAGTGAAACTACTTACCATCTGTTCTTAAATTGTCATTTTGCTGAAGGTGTCTGGAGGGGTATGTCTCTCTCTACAGTCTTTTATAATGGAAAATCAATATACTTTAAAGATTGGTGTGTGAAGTGGCTTAAGGATAAGGATAATAAAAAAGTTTATGCTTATGTTTTATGGTTTCTATGGAAATACAGATGTAGAGTGGCTTTTGATGGCATTAAACTAAACCTAGTTGGACTGATAGAAAAGATTAAGACAGagttaaaaaaatttattaacaCTAGTAATAATGGTAATGATAAACAAAGGTCTAGTTCTAAAAATAGTTGTGACTGTTTTCATCCAAACTGTAAATTTGGAAAGGATGGTTATACTTGTAGTGATCCTCATTATATTATGTTTGATGCTTCCTTTAATAAATCAAATTTGAATTTTGCTTATGCTGCTGTCTTGTTAGATTGTAATGGAGCTATTCTGAATTTTGCAGGAGGGACTGGAAGATGCACAAGTTCAGAAGAAGCAGAATCAAGAGCTTGCCGAGAAGCAACTAGATGGGCAAAAGACGCAGGAGTAGATAGTATAACCTTTCTAAATGACAATCTCAATGTTATCAATGGCATCAAGAGGAAAAATTTTGCAGTCAATTGGAGAAGTGAAGCTTTTATCCCTAAGGCTTTAGAAAAcaccaattcttttgcttcttcttctttcttttatatcAAAAGGAATTGTAACTATATAGCGGATAGTTTAGCGAAGTATTTTCTTAAATGTGGCTTGTCGGAAATAGATTCTAGGAACTGGAGTAAAGATAGGAAGaaggttttcttttcaaaaatatgTAATATAAACAATGTATGTTCTTTTGCTTAGTGTTAATGAAAGTttccttttatcaaaaaaaaatcaaactaaggaataaatattaaataataaaaattaaataaactaGTATGTAACTCGTGCTACGCACCGGCACTAATGCGATTATCATGTTGGTGTGGCGGGGCGAAGGTCAAATGCTTCTAAACATCTTCAAAAAGTTCTTGATTAATATGATTTTTCTTATGGGTAGGAAAATTTGATAGCCTTTGATAATCCCATTATGATATGTGTGCTGAGTTTTTAAAAGACTTAACATGAGGAAAGTATGAATGATATTTTAAGTTACTCGTCACATAATTTTTTGTTAGAAATGATTAAATCACAATGTAATCAGTTCGTACATACACCCTTGACGATGGCAACAAAACACATTAACCAAATTTTTATATATTACtatgttcaaaagtttggtcgaACTTTAGTCATGCTGGAAAAGATTCCCAAAGATCGCTAGATGAGTACTTGCCGGGCATGAAAACACTGAAATACCTAGAGACTCCATAAAACTGAGGGTGTGGTCCAAATAGACACGAGGGGGAAAAAAGCACTTAAATGCTACTTAGAGACTCCAGGTTTATACTGCAGGTACCTTCCCGCTGGAATGGGCTTCCCTACACCTGCCTCGTGCCATGCGTACCTAATGCATAACAGACGTGTAAGCTTTTTATTCACCGAGGAAAGATATGTCCCTAAGGAGTTCTGGATGGTCATCTTTTTTTTAAGAATTTCATTTTCTCATTTTAAATGAACTTCCCAAATTTTCAATCTTCTCATTTTCCAATCCGTGTGTATGAACTTCccaattttctcgtttaaaaaGATTAGATCAATTTTCTTGGATTTTATTTATGTTTTCCAACTTGATAATTCTTATAGTTACCAGTGCTCACGCTCCTTAGATAGGTTTTATTTACATTTTTGAAtcttatttaaattttaagaaaTAGATTCATTGAAATAAATAAACCAGTTTCGAGGATGATAGAGCTGAAAAATTATCCAAAATGATTGTGCACATTGTCGTGCATCTCCACAAAGAGAAACTGGACCAAAGAATAACCTGCAGGCGTATCACTCTGGACCCGTGCTACGTAAAATTAATTTGTTGAGATTAGAAAACACACCCAACTATCAACTGGAATCAAAATGAGGACTCAAAAAGAGATTAAGACGGGTTTGTGCCCTTAACAGACCACATAATTTGCTCAATACTTCAGTAGTAATTGAATATCGTTCTAATTTATAGGTGTTAATTTCTGTTCAGATATTTTGTTTGTAAATCAGAATACACTATATACATCCTCTTTACCCCCTCCGCGAAAAGTACTATCTGGTCGAATTGAAAAATTGTCTTAGTCTCTTGAAAAACTGAACACCATGAAATTGAAGTAGAATAATAGTCAGTAACTCCAAACTAAATTCAAGAAGGATTGGATTAAAGACTATTCACAGGATAAATGAATTTGCTAAATGAAACTGCAAAAATCTTAATTGTTTTCAAAAGGACATTGCTACTGTTGTTTGTCCACAATTTCCCGATATATGTTTCTTCTCATAAGAACATTATAAGAACCTGGCCATATGATCTGGTTGAACAGTTTCCGTGGTATATAGGGTCATGCCCAAATGTTAACGTCGATAACATATCATCTAATGGATGGTAGGGAAATGCTCCTGTAACAACTTCCGGATATATAAAATGTGAACCCGATATGGAAATGCTCTCCACTGTACGATCACGAAGAAGTTTGAATAATAAGAAGCCTTTAATTCAATACATATTTCATACAAAGGGTCcaataaaacaaaatacaaataTAAAAGCTTTCATCAAGTCAAGAGTATGGTATAGTCTAGATGGTCCGTTTAGCATGTACCACACTGTCGAAAGGACAATATTTAACCACATAATTAGTAACGGAAGCTATAAGATGATCATCATTGACTACATACTGTATGTTATATTAGTTTTCTAACTCATCATCATATGATCAGATCCGTAACTATCTTTAGTAAAAGTTAATCATATGATCAGAACCATTACTATCAAGTACCACGAATTATCATACAAATTGTACGTACTCTTTCTACAAACCACGACAGTGCAATCGTATCCAAGTAAATAGTTTGCAAGTCAGATTTATATGAGTGTAGCTATGTGTAAATACTCGTGAAAATCGTAACTGAATTTCGTTAGTATGTATTTAAACTCACAGAAAAGCACACAGTTACAAATTTGAGGAGTCTATTAAAGTGTTGCCGAGGCTGAGGTGCTAATGAAGTATATATTGCATCTTTAGCACAGATTTAAACTGGACTACTTACCACAACT
The nucleotide sequence above comes from Papaver somniferum cultivar HN1 chromosome 8, ASM357369v1, whole genome shotgun sequence. Encoded proteins:
- the LOC113305155 gene encoding uncharacterized protein LOC113305155, with translation MEKKIKTWTEKWIPENVIPVPREDFLPDLNQKVSDLINSNCTWKLNMLTDMFDDNNVQLIKLIEPNNVGDNDNIKWIGTRDGEVSVKSAYNYLCNRNHLNVKVDWIGIWKLKVIPRVQMSLWKACSDCVPVKDELGRHIPIDTQCILCNKLVSETTYHLFLNCHFAEGVWRGMSLSTVFYNGKSIYFKDWCVKWLKDKDNKKVYAYVLWFLWKYRCRVAFDGIKLNLVGLIEKIKTELKKFINTSNNGNDKQRSSSKNSCDCFHPNCKFGKDGYTCSDPHYIMFDASFNKSNLNFAYAAVLLDCNGAILNFAGGTGRCTSSEEAESRACREATRWAKDAGVDSITFLNDNLNVINGIKRKNFAVNWRSEAFIPKALENTNSFASSSFFYIKRNCNYIADSLAKYFLKCGLSEIDSRNWSKDRKKVFFSKICNINNVCSFA